A stretch of Hemitrygon akajei unplaced genomic scaffold, sHemAka1.3 Scf000049, whole genome shotgun sequence DNA encodes these proteins:
- the LOC140721023 gene encoding uncharacterized protein, whose protein sequence is MAHLRVHTGERLFTCSDCGKGFTRSSQLKVHHRVHTGERPFTCSDCGRGFTQSSHLKVHQRVHSGQRPFTCSDCGKGFTCSSQLKVHQRVHTGERPFTCSDCGMGFTSSSKLKIHQRVHTGERPFTCSDCGKGFTQSSELKVHQRVHTGERPFTCSDCGKGFTCSSQLMVHQRVHTGERPFTCSDCGKGFTRSSQLKVHQRVHTGERPFICSDCGKGFLCSLQLTVHQRVHTGERPFTCSDCGRGFTSSSNLKVHQRVHTGEKPFTCSDCGKGFTRSSDLMVHHLVHTGEKPFSCSDCGKGFTRSSQLKVHQRVHTGERPFTCSYCGTGFTQSSSLMKHQRVHTGERPFTCSDCGKGFICSSNLKTHQQVHTGERPFTCSDCGKGFIRSSYLMAHQRVHTRELPFTCSDCGKGFPCSSQLKIHQRVHTGERPFTCSDCGKGFPCSSQLKVHQRVHTGERPFTCSDCGKGFTCSSQLRVHQRAHTGERPFTCSDCGKGFTQSSELKVHQRVHTGERPFTCSNCGKGFTCSSQLKVHQRVHTGEKPFTCSDCGKGFTCSSELRVHQRVHTGERPFTCSDCGKGFTCSSQLRVHQRVHTGERPFTCSDCGKGFTCSSQLRVHQRVHTGERPFTCSDCGKGFTQSSQLKVHQRVHTREQPFTCPDCGKGFTWSSQLQRHQRVHSG, encoded by the coding sequence atggctcatctgcgagttcacactggggagaggctgttcacctgctcggactgtgggaagggattcactcggtcatcccaactgaaggtacatcaccgagttcacactggtgagaggccgttcacctgctcagactgtgggaggggattcactcagtcatcccatctgaaggtacaccagcgagttcacagtgggcagaggccgttcacctgctcagactgtgggaagggattcacttgctcatcccaactgaaggtacatcagcgagttcacactggtgagcggcctttcacctgctcagactgtgggatgggattcactagctcatctaaactgaaaatacatcagcgagttcacactggagagaggccattcacctgctcagactgtgggaagggattcactcagtcatctgaactgaaggtacatcagcgagttcacactggggagagaccattcacctgctcagactgtgggaagggattcacttgctcatcccaactgatggtacatcagcgagttcacactggggagagaccattcacctgctctgactgtgggaaaggattcactcggtcgtcTCAATtgaaggtacaccagcgagttcacactggggagaggccattcatctgctcagactgtgggaagggattcctttgctcattgcaactgacggtacatcagcgagttcacacaggggagaggccgttcacctgctcagactgtgggaggggattcacttcctcatctaacctgaaggtacatcagcgagttcacactggagagaagccgttcacctgctcagactgtggaaagggattcactcggtcatctgacctaatggtacACCatctagttcacactggggagaagccgttctcctgctcagactgtgggaagggattcactcggtcatctcaactgaaggtacatcagagagttcacactggagagaggccattcacctgctcatactgtgggacaggattcactcagtcatcctccctaatgaaacaccagcgagttcacaccggggagcggcccttcacctgctcggactgtgggaagggattcatttgctcatctaacctgaagacacatcagcaagttcacactggtgagaggccattcacctgttcagactgtgggaagggattcattcggtcgtCTTACCTGATggctcaccaacgagttcacacaaGGGAgttgccgttcacctgctcagactgtgggaagggattcccctgctcatctcaactgaagatacatcagcgagttcacactggggagaggccgttcacctgctcggactgtgggaagggattcccttgctcatcccaactgaaggtacatcagcgagttcacactggtgagaggccattcacctgctcagactgtgggaagggattcacttgctcatcccaactgagggtacatcagagagctcacactggcgagaggccgttcacctgctcagactgtgggaagggattcactcagtcatctgaactgaaggtacatcagcgagttcacactggggagaggccattcacctgctcaaactgtgggaagggattcacttgctcatctcaactgaaggtacatcagagagttcacactggggagaagccgttcacctgctcagactgtgggaagggattcacttgctcatccgaactgagggtacatcagcgagttcacactggggagaggcccttcacctgctcagactgtgggaagggattcacttgctcatcccaactgagggtacatcagagagttcacactggggagaggccattcacctgctcagactgtgggaagggattcacttgctcatcccaactgagggtacatcagagagttcacactggggagaggccattcacctgctcagactgtgggaagggattcactcagtcatctcaactgaaggtacatcagcgagttcacaccagggagcagccattcacctgcccagactgcgggaagggattcacttggtcatctcaactacagagacaccagcgagttcacagtgggtag